The Populus trichocarpa isolate Nisqually-1 chromosome 2, P.trichocarpa_v4.1, whole genome shotgun sequence genome has a window encoding:
- the LOC7487758 gene encoding probable inactive purple acid phosphatase 29 isoform X2: protein MAKKNTPSVSPSHFLGVVVFSLCFFVPKSVLGVKKELRFRKNGEFKILQVADMHYADGKTTSCLNVFPNQMPTCSDLNTTAFVERMIQAEKPDFVVFTGDNIFGVHATDAAKSLSAAFQPAIASNIPWAAILGNHDQQSTLSREGVMKHIVGLKNTLSQVNPAEVHIIDGFGNYNLEIGGVKGSRFENKSALNLYFLDSGDYSTVPAIHGYGWIKPSQQLWFQRTSAKLRRAYMRQPEAQRGPAPGLVYFHIPLPEFASFDSSNFTGVRQEGISSASVNSGFFTTMVEAGDVKGVFTGHDHLNDFCGELTGIQLCYAGGFGYHAYGKAGWSRRARVVMASLEKTEQGGWGAVKSIKTWKRLDDEHLTTVDGQVLWSKSHADVSYLSNKVHKTLEMRAVLGVRRKKQVGSPE from the exons ATGGCGAAGAAGAACACACCAAGTGTTTCACCCTCCCACTTTTTGGGGGTTGTGGTTTTTTCTCTCTGCTTCTTCGTTCCAAAATCTGTGTTGGGTGTGAAAAAAGAGCTGCGATTTAGAAAAAATGGAGAGTTCAAGATACTGCAAGTGGCAGATATGCACTATGCGGATGGCAAGACCACGTCTTGCCTTAATGTGTTCCCAAATCAGATGCCTACTTGCTCTGACCTCAACACCACTGCCTTTGTTGAGCGCATGATTCAAGCTGAGAAGCCCGATTTTGTTGTTTTCACTG GGGATAACATTTTTGGCGTTCATGCCACGGATGCTGCAAAATCACTGAGTGCTGCATTTCAGCCTGCAATTGCATCAAACATCCCGTGGGCTGCTATTTTGGGGAATCATGACCAACAATCCACTTTGTCAAGGGAAGGGGTTATGAAACATATTGTTGGCCTTAAGAATACTCTCTCTCAAGTCAATCCTGCGGAGGTACACATCATTGATGGTTTTGGGAACTATAACCTGGAGATTGGCGGGGTTAAAGGTTCacgatttgaaaataaatcagcTCTTAATCTTTATTTCCTTGATAGCGGAGACTACTCCACAGTTCCGGCAATCCATGGCTATGGTTGGATTAAACCCTCTCAGCAGCTTTGGTTCCAACGCACCTCTGCGAAGCTTCGG AGAGCATACATGAGACAGCCAGAGGCTCAGAGAGGACCTGCACCTGGGCTGGTGTACTTTCACATCCCATTGCCTGAATTTGCAAGTTTTGATTCATCAAACTTCACAGGAGTGAGACAAGAAGGCATTAGCTCTGCTTCTGTGAACTCGGGCTTCTTCACAACCATGGTAGAAGCTGGGGATGTGAAAGGCGTTTTCACTGGACATGATCATCTCAATGACTTCTGTGGTGAGCTTACTGGTATACAACTTTGTTATGCTGGGGGTTTTGGATACCATGCCTATGGGAAGGCAGGGTGGTCAAGGAGAGCGAGGGTGGTGATGGCATCTTTGGAAAAGACAGAGCAAGGAGGTTGGGGAGCTGTCAAGTCTATCAAAACATGGAAGCGCCTTGATGATGAACACCTTACCACTGTAGATGGTCAGGTCCTTTGGAGCAAGAGCCATGCAG
- the LOC7487758 gene encoding probable inactive purple acid phosphatase 29 isoform X6: MAKKNTPSVSPSHFLGVVVFSLCFFVPKSVLGVKKELRFRKNGEFKILQVADMHYADGKTTSCLNVFPNQMPTCSDLNTTAFVERMIQAEKPDFVVFTGDNIFGVHATDAAKSLSAAFQPAIASNIPWAAILGNHDQQSTLSREGVMKHIVGLKNTLSQVNPAEVHIIDGFGNYNLEIGGVKGSRFENKSALNLYFLDSGDYSTVPAIHGYGWIKPSQQLWFQRTSAKLRRAYMRQPEAQRGPAPGLVYFHIPLPEFASFDSSNFTGVRQEGISSASVNSGFFTTMVEAGDVKGVFTGHDHLNDFCGELTGIQLCYAGGFGYHAYGKAGWSRRARVVMASLEKTEQGGWGAVKSIKTWKRLDDEHLTTVDGQVLWSKSHAGKCLLNNP; this comes from the exons ATGGCGAAGAAGAACACACCAAGTGTTTCACCCTCCCACTTTTTGGGGGTTGTGGTTTTTTCTCTCTGCTTCTTCGTTCCAAAATCTGTGTTGGGTGTGAAAAAAGAGCTGCGATTTAGAAAAAATGGAGAGTTCAAGATACTGCAAGTGGCAGATATGCACTATGCGGATGGCAAGACCACGTCTTGCCTTAATGTGTTCCCAAATCAGATGCCTACTTGCTCTGACCTCAACACCACTGCCTTTGTTGAGCGCATGATTCAAGCTGAGAAGCCCGATTTTGTTGTTTTCACTG GGGATAACATTTTTGGCGTTCATGCCACGGATGCTGCAAAATCACTGAGTGCTGCATTTCAGCCTGCAATTGCATCAAACATCCCGTGGGCTGCTATTTTGGGGAATCATGACCAACAATCCACTTTGTCAAGGGAAGGGGTTATGAAACATATTGTTGGCCTTAAGAATACTCTCTCTCAAGTCAATCCTGCGGAGGTACACATCATTGATGGTTTTGGGAACTATAACCTGGAGATTGGCGGGGTTAAAGGTTCacgatttgaaaataaatcagcTCTTAATCTTTATTTCCTTGATAGCGGAGACTACTCCACAGTTCCGGCAATCCATGGCTATGGTTGGATTAAACCCTCTCAGCAGCTTTGGTTCCAACGCACCTCTGCGAAGCTTCGG AGAGCATACATGAGACAGCCAGAGGCTCAGAGAGGACCTGCACCTGGGCTGGTGTACTTTCACATCCCATTGCCTGAATTTGCAAGTTTTGATTCATCAAACTTCACAGGAGTGAGACAAGAAGGCATTAGCTCTGCTTCTGTGAACTCGGGCTTCTTCACAACCATGGTAGAAGCTGGGGATGTGAAAGGCGTTTTCACTGGACATGATCATCTCAATGACTTCTGTGGTGAGCTTACTGGTATACAACTTTGTTATGCTGGGGGTTTTGGATACCATGCCTATGGGAAGGCAGGGTGGTCAAGGAGAGCGAGGGTGGTGATGGCATCTTTGGAAAAGACAGAGCAAGGAGGTTGGGGAGCTGTCAAGTCTATCAAAACATGGAAGCGCCTTGATGATGAACACCTTACCACTGTAGATGGTCAGGTCCTTTGGAGCAAGAGCCATGCAG
- the LOC7487758 gene encoding probable inactive purple acid phosphatase 29 isoform X4, producing the protein MAKKNTPSVSPSHFLGVVVFSLCFFVPKSVLGVKKELRFRKNGEFKILQVADMHYADGKTTSCLNVFPNQMPTCSDLNTTAFVERMIQAEKPDFVVFTGDNIFGVHATDAAKSLSAAFQPAIASNIPWAAILGNHDQQSTLSREGVMKHIVGLKNTLSQVNPAEVHIIDGFGNYNLEIGGVKGSRFENKSALNLYFLDSGDYSTVPAIHGYGWIKPSQQLWFQRTSAKLRRAYMRQPEAQRGPAPGLVYFHIPLPEFASFDSSNFTGVRQEGISSASVNSGFFTTMVEAGDVKGVFTGHDHLNDFCGELTGIQLCYAGGFGYHAYGKAGWSRRARVVMASLEKTEQGGWGAVKSIKTWKRLDDEHLTTVDGQVLWSKSHAEVRRKKQVGSPE; encoded by the exons ATGGCGAAGAAGAACACACCAAGTGTTTCACCCTCCCACTTTTTGGGGGTTGTGGTTTTTTCTCTCTGCTTCTTCGTTCCAAAATCTGTGTTGGGTGTGAAAAAAGAGCTGCGATTTAGAAAAAATGGAGAGTTCAAGATACTGCAAGTGGCAGATATGCACTATGCGGATGGCAAGACCACGTCTTGCCTTAATGTGTTCCCAAATCAGATGCCTACTTGCTCTGACCTCAACACCACTGCCTTTGTTGAGCGCATGATTCAAGCTGAGAAGCCCGATTTTGTTGTTTTCACTG GGGATAACATTTTTGGCGTTCATGCCACGGATGCTGCAAAATCACTGAGTGCTGCATTTCAGCCTGCAATTGCATCAAACATCCCGTGGGCTGCTATTTTGGGGAATCATGACCAACAATCCACTTTGTCAAGGGAAGGGGTTATGAAACATATTGTTGGCCTTAAGAATACTCTCTCTCAAGTCAATCCTGCGGAGGTACACATCATTGATGGTTTTGGGAACTATAACCTGGAGATTGGCGGGGTTAAAGGTTCacgatttgaaaataaatcagcTCTTAATCTTTATTTCCTTGATAGCGGAGACTACTCCACAGTTCCGGCAATCCATGGCTATGGTTGGATTAAACCCTCTCAGCAGCTTTGGTTCCAACGCACCTCTGCGAAGCTTCGG AGAGCATACATGAGACAGCCAGAGGCTCAGAGAGGACCTGCACCTGGGCTGGTGTACTTTCACATCCCATTGCCTGAATTTGCAAGTTTTGATTCATCAAACTTCACAGGAGTGAGACAAGAAGGCATTAGCTCTGCTTCTGTGAACTCGGGCTTCTTCACAACCATGGTAGAAGCTGGGGATGTGAAAGGCGTTTTCACTGGACATGATCATCTCAATGACTTCTGTGGTGAGCTTACTGGTATACAACTTTGTTATGCTGGGGGTTTTGGATACCATGCCTATGGGAAGGCAGGGTGGTCAAGGAGAGCGAGGGTGGTGATGGCATCTTTGGAAAAGACAGAGCAAGGAGGTTGGGGAGCTGTCAAGTCTATCAAAACATGGAAGCGCCTTGATGATGAACACCTTACCACTGTAGATGGTCAGGTCCTTTGGAGCAAGAGCCATGCAG AAGTCCGTAGAAAGAAACAGGTTGGCAGCCCTGAGTAA
- the LOC7487758 gene encoding probable inactive purple acid phosphatase 29 isoform X5 — protein MAKKNTPSVSPSHFLGVVVFSLCFFVPKSVLGVKKELRFRKNGEFKILQVADMHYADGKTTSCLNVFPNQMPTCSDLNTTAFVERMIQAEKPDFVVFTGDNIFGVHATDAAKSLSAAFQPAIASNIPWAAILGNHDQQSTLSREGVMKHIVGLKNTLSQVNPAEVHIIDGFGNYNLEIGGVKGSRFENKSALNLYFLDSGDYSTVPAIHGYGWIKPSQQLWFQRTSAKLRRAYMRQPEAQRGPAPGLVYFHIPLPEFASFDSSNFTGVRQEGISSASVNSGFFTTMVEAGDVKGVFTGHDHLNDFCGELTGIQLCYAGGFGYHAYGKAGWSRRARVVMASLEKTEQGGWGAVKSIKTWKRLDDEHLTTVDGQVLWSKSHAGVRRKKQVGSPE, from the exons ATGGCGAAGAAGAACACACCAAGTGTTTCACCCTCCCACTTTTTGGGGGTTGTGGTTTTTTCTCTCTGCTTCTTCGTTCCAAAATCTGTGTTGGGTGTGAAAAAAGAGCTGCGATTTAGAAAAAATGGAGAGTTCAAGATACTGCAAGTGGCAGATATGCACTATGCGGATGGCAAGACCACGTCTTGCCTTAATGTGTTCCCAAATCAGATGCCTACTTGCTCTGACCTCAACACCACTGCCTTTGTTGAGCGCATGATTCAAGCTGAGAAGCCCGATTTTGTTGTTTTCACTG GGGATAACATTTTTGGCGTTCATGCCACGGATGCTGCAAAATCACTGAGTGCTGCATTTCAGCCTGCAATTGCATCAAACATCCCGTGGGCTGCTATTTTGGGGAATCATGACCAACAATCCACTTTGTCAAGGGAAGGGGTTATGAAACATATTGTTGGCCTTAAGAATACTCTCTCTCAAGTCAATCCTGCGGAGGTACACATCATTGATGGTTTTGGGAACTATAACCTGGAGATTGGCGGGGTTAAAGGTTCacgatttgaaaataaatcagcTCTTAATCTTTATTTCCTTGATAGCGGAGACTACTCCACAGTTCCGGCAATCCATGGCTATGGTTGGATTAAACCCTCTCAGCAGCTTTGGTTCCAACGCACCTCTGCGAAGCTTCGG AGAGCATACATGAGACAGCCAGAGGCTCAGAGAGGACCTGCACCTGGGCTGGTGTACTTTCACATCCCATTGCCTGAATTTGCAAGTTTTGATTCATCAAACTTCACAGGAGTGAGACAAGAAGGCATTAGCTCTGCTTCTGTGAACTCGGGCTTCTTCACAACCATGGTAGAAGCTGGGGATGTGAAAGGCGTTTTCACTGGACATGATCATCTCAATGACTTCTGTGGTGAGCTTACTGGTATACAACTTTGTTATGCTGGGGGTTTTGGATACCATGCCTATGGGAAGGCAGGGTGGTCAAGGAGAGCGAGGGTGGTGATGGCATCTTTGGAAAAGACAGAGCAAGGAGGTTGGGGAGCTGTCAAGTCTATCAAAACATGGAAGCGCCTTGATGATGAACACCTTACCACTGTAGATGGTCAGGTCCTTTGGAGCAAGAGCCATGCAG